In Acidobacteriota bacterium, one DNA window encodes the following:
- the ftsE gene encoding cell division ATP-binding protein FtsE, which produces MIRFYHVDMNYRGEVQALSDVSFTIHPREFCFVTGSSGAGKSTLLKLIIREDGPTAGQIVVNGRNLAGLTRRQMPFFRRRLGVVFQDFRLIPTRTVYENVSLLLTLQGVPSRERKRRAFEALRWVGLQNRMTAYPEQLSGGEQQRVAIARALINRPAILLADEPTGNLDPELAREILNLFREVNAAGTTVLVATHDRQLIAEFGGRVLLLEKGRLLDDGE; this is translated from the coding sequence GTGATCCGCTTCTACCACGTGGACATGAACTACCGGGGAGAGGTTCAGGCCCTCTCGGACGTGAGCTTCACGATCCACCCGCGCGAGTTCTGCTTCGTGACGGGCTCCTCGGGGGCGGGGAAGAGCACCTTGCTCAAACTCATCATCCGGGAGGACGGCCCCACCGCCGGGCAGATCGTGGTGAACGGCCGGAACCTCGCGGGGCTCACGCGCCGCCAGATGCCCTTCTTCCGACGCCGCCTGGGAGTGGTCTTCCAGGATTTCCGGCTGATTCCCACGCGCACCGTGTACGAGAACGTCTCCCTTCTCCTGACCCTCCAAGGCGTGCCCTCCAGGGAACGCAAGCGCCGGGCCTTCGAGGCCCTCCGATGGGTGGGACTCCAAAACCGCATGACCGCCTACCCCGAGCAGCTTTCGGGAGGGGAGCAGCAGCGCGTCGCCATCGCCCGCGCCCTGATCAACCGTCCCGCCATCCTCCTCGCCGACGAGCCCACGGGCAACCTCGATCCGGAGCTCGCCCGGGAGATCCTCAACCTTTTCCGGGAGGTCAACGCCGCGGGCACGACGGTCCTCGTGGCCACCCACGACCGCCAGCTCATCGCCGAATTCGGCGGACGCGTCCTGCTCCTGGAAAAGGGCCGCCTCCTCGACGACGGGGAGTGA